A portion of the Fusobacterium nucleatum genome contains these proteins:
- the dnaB gene encoding replicative DNA helicase has protein sequence MEFENLKKIPHSLEAERALIGGIFYNQDLFDEIRDIVNAGDFYKIEHSSIYAAIEKVYSENKGIDGILIEEEIKKSNSKNKDEILEILSDILDEITSSYNLLEYANLIKEKAMLRRLGNVGAEITQLAYNDVRVAEEIIDEAEAKVLNLSKNILKNNIVDMKTAGVAEIMRMERVSENRGKTLGIPTGFIDLDKMTSGLNNSDLIILAARPAMGKTAFALNLALNAGKEKKNVLVFSLEMPVQQLYQRLLSIESGISQNKLKNAYLEEQDWEKLTIATGILSNSNIFVADLPHTNVLEIRSYARKMKSQKQLDLIIIDYLQLINGSGRGGSEFNRQQEISDISRALKGLARELDVPVIALSQLSRAVESRVDKRPMLSDLRESGAIEQDADIVAFLYREEYYIPDTENKGITELIIGKHRNGATGTVKLNFLSEFTKFTNYTDQVK, from the coding sequence ATGGAATTTGAAAATTTAAAAAAAATTCCTCATAGTTTAGAAGCAGAAAGAGCATTAATAGGTGGAATCTTCTATAATCAAGATTTATTCGATGAAATTAGAGATATTGTTAATGCTGGAGATTTCTATAAAATAGAACATTCATCTATTTATGCTGCAATAGAAAAAGTTTATTCTGAAAATAAAGGAATAGATGGAATTTTAATAGAGGAAGAAATAAAAAAAAGTAATTCAAAAAATAAAGATGAAATATTGGAAATATTAAGTGATATTTTAGATGAAATTACGAGTTCATATAATCTTTTAGAATATGCAAATCTAATTAAAGAAAAAGCTATGTTAAGAAGACTAGGAAATGTAGGAGCAGAGATAACTCAACTTGCCTATAATGATGTCAGAGTAGCAGAAGAAATTATAGATGAAGCAGAAGCAAAGGTTTTAAATTTATCAAAAAATATTTTAAAAAATAATATAGTAGATATGAAAACTGCTGGTGTTGCAGAAATAATGAGAATGGAAAGAGTCAGTGAAAACAGAGGAAAGACTTTGGGAATACCAACGGGTTTTATTGATTTAGACAAAATGACTAGTGGACTTAATAATTCTGATTTAATAATTTTAGCAGCAAGACCAGCTATGGGAAAAACTGCTTTTGCTTTGAATTTAGCTTTAAATGCTGGAAAAGAAAAAAAGAATGTATTAGTATTCAGTCTCGAAATGCCAGTCCAACAATTGTATCAAAGACTTTTGTCAATTGAATCAGGCATTTCACAAAATAAATTAAAAAATGCTTATCTTGAAGAACAAGATTGGGAAAAGTTAACAATAGCAACAGGAATTTTGTCTAATTCAAATATATTTGTTGCCGATTTACCTCATACAAATGTTTTAGAAATTAGATCCTATGCTAGGAAAATGAAAAGCCAAAAACAATTAGATTTAATTATAATAGATTATTTACAATTAATAAATGGTTCAGGTAGAGGTGGTTCTGAATTCAATAGACAACAAGAAATTTCAGATATATCAAGAGCATTGAAAGGACTTGCCAGAGAACTAGATGTGCCTGTTATTGCACTTTCTCAATTATCAAGAGCAGTTGAAAGTAGAGTAGATAAAAGACCTATGCTTTCAGATTTAAGAGAATCTGGAGCAATAGAACAAGATGCTGATATAGTTGCTTTTTTGTATAGGGAAGAATATTATATACCAGACACAGAAAATAAAGGTATAACAGAATTAATTATAGGAAAACATAGAAATGGAGCTACTGGGACAGTAAAGCTTAATTTCTTAAGTGAATTTACAAAGTTTACAAATTACACAGATCAGGTTAAATAA
- a CDS encoding FxLYD domain-containing protein encodes MKKIIVMIGLSLSLVACGVVSAAGSVVGGTVKAVGSVTGAVIKTTGKLIGSVIGGSDSEVKVKDTKYKFSGVELEIDQYSAVVTGKLSHNGSTKKNLRLSIPCFDKDGNRVGDAIATIDELEKGKKWEFRAVLNEPNVASCKIKDAYITVD; translated from the coding sequence ATGAAAAAAATTATTGTTATGATAGGTTTAAGTTTATCTCTTGTCGCTTGTGGTGTTGTAAGTGCAGCTGGAAGTGTTGTTGGAGGTACAGTAAAAGCAGTTGGTTCAGTTACAGGTGCTGTTATAAAAACAACTGGTAAACTAATTGGAAGTGTAATTGGTGGAAGTGATAGCGAAGTTAAAGTTAAAGATACAAAATATAAATTTTCTGGTGTAGAATTAGAAATTGACCAATATTCTGCTGTTGTAACTGGAAAATTATCTCATAATGGAAGCACAAAGAAAAATCTTCGTCTTTCCATTCCTTGTTTTGATAAAGATGGAAATAGAGTTGGAGATGCTATTGCTACAATTGATGAACTTGAAAAAGGTAAGAAGTGGGAATTTAGAGCCGTTTTAAATGAACCTAATGTTGCATCTTGTAAAATTAAAGATGCTTATATCACTGTAGACTAA
- a CDS encoding peptidase U32 family protein: protein MKKAELLAPAGNMEKFKMALHYGADAVFMGGKMFNLRAGSNNFSDEELEEAVAYAHERGKRVYITLNIIPHNDELEALPEYVKFLEKVGVDGVIVADLGVFQVVKENSNLNISISTQASNTNWRSVKMWKDMGAKRVVLAREISLENIKEIREKVPDIELEVFIHGAMCMAISGRCLLSNYMTGRDANRGDCAQACRWKYSLVEETRPDETMPVYEDEHGTYIFNSKDLCTIEMIDKILDAGVDSLKIEGRMKGIYYVSNCVKVYKDALNSYYSGNYEYNPEWRNELESISNRSYTEGFYHGKAGVESLNYNNRNSYSQTHKLVAKIEKKLSENEYLVAIRNKLFVGQEVQIVSPEIKVRDFIMPEMILLDKMGRETESVESANPNSFVKIKTNTPMNELDMLRIVL from the coding sequence TTGAAAAAAGCAGAATTACTAGCACCTGCTGGGAATATGGAAAAATTTAAGATGGCATTACATTATGGAGCAGATGCTGTATTTATGGGTGGAAAGATGTTTAATTTAAGGGCAGGGAGCAATAATTTTTCTGATGAAGAATTAGAAGAAGCAGTAGCTTATGCTCATGAAAGAGGGAAAAGAGTTTATATAACTCTTAATATAATTCCACACAATGATGAACTAGAAGCTTTACCTGAATATGTAAAGTTTTTAGAAAAAGTAGGAGTAGATGGGGTTATTGTTGCTGACTTAGGAGTTTTTCAAGTTGTAAAAGAAAATTCTAATTTGAACATTAGTATCAGTACACAAGCAAGTAATACGAACTGGAGATCAGTTAAAATGTGGAAAGATATGGGAGCAAAAAGAGTTGTTCTTGCAAGAGAAATTTCTTTGGAAAATATAAAAGAAATTAGAGAAAAAGTTCCTGATATAGAATTAGAAGTTTTTATTCATGGAGCTATGTGTATGGCAATTTCTGGAAGATGTCTACTAAGTAACTATATGACAGGTAGAGATGCAAACAGAGGAGATTGTGCTCAAGCATGTAGATGGAAATATTCATTAGTTGAAGAAACAAGACCTGATGAAACTATGCCAGTGTATGAAGATGAACATGGAACATATATTTTTAACTCAAAAGATTTATGCACTATTGAAATGATAGATAAAATCTTAGATGCAGGAGTAGATTCACTTAAAATTGAAGGAAGAATGAAAGGAATTTATTATGTATCTAACTGTGTAAAAGTATATAAGGACGCCTTAAATTCTTATTATAGTGGAAATTATGAATATAATCCTGAATGGAGAAATGAACTTGAATCTATTTCAAATAGATCATATACAGAAGGTTTCTACCATGGGAAAGCAGGAGTAGAATCTTTAAACTATAACAATAGAAATTCATATAGTCAAACACATAAATTAGTTGCTAAAATAGAGAAAAAATTAAGTGAGAATGAGTATTTAGTAGCAATTAGAAATAAATTATTTGTTGGGCAAGAAGTTCAAATTGTTAGTCCAGAAATAAAAGTTAGAGATTTTATAATGCCTGAAATGATTTTATTGGATAAAATGGGAAGGGAAACTGAAAGTGTTGAATCAGCAAATCCAAATTCATTTGTAAAAATAAAAACAAATACACCTATGAATGAACTTGATATGCTAAGAATTGTTTTATAA